Proteins co-encoded in one Scomber scombrus chromosome 14, fScoSco1.1, whole genome shotgun sequence genomic window:
- the rnf121 gene encoding RING finger protein 121, translating into MAGVFEVEVDGVEHDHGLEHHDEPIQFDVSKLSPEEKWRVEHAKMHAKHKGHEAMHAEMVLILIVTLVVAQLVLVQWKQRHPKSYNLVTLFQMWVVPLYFTTKLHWWRFLTTWFIFSVITAFVSYRATRKPLACTTPRLVYKWFLLLYKISYATGIVGYSVVMFTLFGINLIFRIKPEDAMDFGVSLLFYGLYYGVLGRDFAEMCADFMASTVGYYSASGMPTKHLSDNICAVCGQPILVDVSEEGIIENTYRLSCNHVFHEFCIRGWCIVGKKQMCPYCKEKVDLKRMFSNPWERPHVMYGQLLDWLRYLVAWQPVIIGFVQGINYALGLE; encoded by the exons ATGGCCGGGGTGTTTGAGGTGGAGGTTGATGGTGTAGAGCACGACCATGGACTGGAGCATCACGATGAACCGATCCAG TTCGATGTGTCCAAGCTCTCACCAGAGGAGAAGTGGAG GGTGGAGCATGCAAAAATGCACGCGAAACATAAAGGCCATGAAGCCATGCACGCGGAGATGGTGCTGATCCTCATAGTCACCCTGGTCGTTGCCCAGCTAGTCCTTGTGCAGTGGAAACAGAGACATCCAAAGTCATACAAT CTGGTGACTCTGTTCCAGATGTGGGTAGTTCCTCTCTACTTTACTACCAAACTTCACTGGTGGAGGTTCCTGACGACATGGTTTATCTTCTCTGTCATCACAGCATTCGTCTCCTACCGTGCCACTCGCAAGCCGCTGGCCTGCACCACACCGAG GTTGGTGTATAAGTggttcctcctcctctacaaGATCAGCTACGCCACAGGAATCGTTGGCTACAGTGTCGTCATGTTTACACTTTTTGGTATTAACTTGATATTCAG GATAAAGCCAGAGGATGCAATGGACTTTGGTGTTTCTTTGCTATTCTACGGTCTGTACTATGGGGTCTTAGGAAGGGACTTTGCAGAGATGTGTGCAGACTTCATGGCTTCAACTGTTGGG tATTACAGCGCATCCGGCATGCCAACTAAGCACCTCTCTGATAATATCTGTGCTGTGTGCGGTCAGCCCATCCTTGTGGATGTCAGTGAGGAAGGTATAATTGAAAACACGTACCGATTATCCTGCAACCATGT GTTCCATGAGTTCTGCATAAGAGGATGGTGCATCGTTGGAAAGAAGCAAATGTGCCCGTACTGCAAAGAAAAGGTGGATCTGAAGAGGATGTTTAGCAACCC ctggGAGAGGCCACATGTCATGTATGGACAACTATTAGACTGGCTTCGGTACTTGGTGGCCTGGCAGCCCGTTATTATTGGATTTGTGCAAGGTATCAACTATGCGCTGGGTCTGGAGTGA
- the LOC133993747 gene encoding ribonucleoside-diphosphate reductase large subunit: MKVIQGLYSGVTTVELDTLAAETAATLTTKHPDYAILAARIAVSNLHKETKKVFSDVMEDLYNYVNPLNKRHSPMIAKETLDIVLDNKARLNSAIIFDRDFSYNFFGFKTLERSYLLKINGKVAERPQHMLMRVAVGIHKGDIDAAIETYNLLSEKWFTHASPTLFNAGTNKPQLSSCFLLAMKDDSIEGIYDTLKQCALISKSAGGIGLAVSCIRSTGSYIAGTNGNSNGLVPMLRVYNNTARYVDQGGNKRPGAFAMYLEPWHFDVFDFLDLKKNTGKEEQRARDLFFAMWIPDLFMKRVESNQDWSLMCPSDCPDLDECWGEEFEELYTRYEKEGKVKRVVKAQQLWHAIIESQTETGTPYMLYKDACNRKSNQQNLGTIKSSNLCTEIVEYTSKDEVAVCNLASIALNMYVTPEKKFDFKKLLSVTKVIVRNLNKIIDINYYPVPEAKRSNMRHRPIGIGVQGLADAFILMRYPFESQEAQLLNIQIFETIYYGALEASCELAAELGPYETYAGSPVSKGILQYDMWGQTPTDLWDWKALKGKIAKHGVRNSLLLAPMPTASTAQILGNNESIEPYTSNIYTRRVLSGEFQIVNPHLLKDLTEKGLWNDEMKNQLIAQNGSIQDIEEIPDDLKQLYKTVWEISQKTVLKMAADRGAYIDQSQSLNIHIAEPNYGKLTSMHFYGWKLGLKTGMYYLRTKPAANPIQFTLNKEKLKEAQSAKSEEEETKERNTAAMVCSLANKDECLMCGS, translated from the exons ATGAAGGTGATCCAGGGTCTGTACAGTGGAGTCACCACTGTGGAGCTGGACACTCTGGCAGCAGAGACCGCCGCCACCCTCACCACCAAACATCCTGACTATGCAATCCTGGCTGCACGAATCGCTGTGTCTAACCTGCACAAAGAGACGAAGAAAGTCTTCAGTG ATGTGATGGAGGACCTGTACAACTATGTCAACCCCTTAAATAAGCGTCACTCACCTATGATCGCCAAGGAGACGCTCGACATTGTCCTTGACAACAAAGCT CGACTCAACTCTGCCATCATTTTCGACAGAGACTTTTCTTACAACTTCTTTGGCTTTAAG ACTCTGGAGCGGTCGTATTTGTTGAAGATTAATGGCAAAG ttGCTGAGAGACCCCAGCACATGCTGATGAGAGTGGCCGTCGGGATTCACAAAGGAGACATTGATGCCGCCATTGAGACCTACAACCTGCTGTCAGAGAAGTGGTTCACCCATGCCTCACCTACTCTGTTCAATGCCGGCACCAACAAGCCACAGCTGTCCAG TTGTTTCTTGCTCGCCATGAAGGACGACAGCATCGAGGGCATTTACGACACACTGAAGCAGTGTGCCCTCATCTCTAAATCAGCTGGTGGTATTGGATTGGCCGTTAGCTGTATAAGATCAACAGGCAGCTATATTGCTGGG ACTAACGGCAATTCCAACGGGCTGGTTCCTATGCTTAGAGTCTACAACAACACAGCACGTTATGTTGACCAGGGCGGCAACAAG AGACCCGGGGCCTTCGCTATGTACCTGGAGCCGTGGCATTTCGATGTGTTTGACTTCTTGGACTTGAAGAAAAACACtggtaaagaggagcagagggcCAGAGATCTGTTCTTCGCAATGTGGATCCCAGACCTTTTTATGAAACGAGTGGAAAGCAATCAG GACTGGTCCCTGATGTGTCCTAGTGATTGTCCTGATTTAGATGAGTGTTGGGGAGAAGAGTTCGAGGAGCTCTACACTCG CTATGAGAAGGAGGGCAAGGTTAAGCGTGTGGTGAAGGCTCAGCAGCTGTGGCACGCCATCATCGAGTCACAGACAGAAACCGGCACACCATACATGCTCTACAAAGACGCCTGCAACAGGAAGAGCAACCAGCAGAATCTGGGCACCATCAAATCCAGCAATCTGTGCACAGAGATTGTAGAGTACACAAGCAAAGACGAG GTTGCAGTGTGTAACCTGGCATCCATTGCCCTCAACATGTATGTCACCCCAGAGAAGAAGTTCGACTTTAAGAAGCTTCTATCTGTCACCAAAGTCATCGTCAGGAACCTGAACAAGATTATTGACATCAACTACTACCCAGTTCCTGAA GCTAAAAGGTCTAACATGCGCCACAGGCCGATTGGTATCGGAGTGCAGGGTCTGGCTGACGCCTTCATCCTTATGCGTTACCCATTCGAAAGCCAGGAGGCCCAGCTTCTCAACATCCAGATCTTTGAGACCATCTACTACGGTGCCCTGGAGGCCAGCTGTGAGCTGGCAGCTGAGCTCGGCCCTTATGAAACCTACGCTGGCTCCCCTGTCAGCAAGGGA atcCTTCAGTATGACATGTGGGGCCAGACCCCGACAGATTTGTGGGACTGGAAAGCGTTGAAGGGGAAAATTGCCAA GCATGGTGTAAGGAACAGTCTGCTTCTGGCCCCCATGCCCACGGCCTCAACTGCACAGATCCTCGGCAACAATGAGTCCATTGAGCCCTACACCAGCAACATCTACACCCGTAGGGTGCTCTCAGGAGAGTTTCAG ATTGTGAATCCTCACCTGCTGAAGGATTTAACAGAAAAAGGATTGTGGAACGATGAAATGAAGAACCAGCTGATTGCTCAGAACGGCTCCATCCAG GATATTGAAGAGATCCCTGATGATCTGAAGCAGCTGTATAAAACCGTGTGGGAAATCTCCCAGAAGACTGTCCTCAAGATGGCAGCAGATCGTGGCGCCTACATTGACCAGAGTCAGTCCCTCAACATCCACATTGCTGAGCCAAACTATGGCAAACTGACCAGCATGCACTTCTACGGCTGGAAGTTG gGCCTGAAAACTGGCATGTACTACCTGCGGACAAAGCCCGCTGCCAACCCCATTCAGTTCACCCTGAACAAAGAGAAATTAAAGGAGGCTCAGTCAGCCaagagcgaggaggaggagaccaAAGAACGCAACACTGCCGCCATGGTTTGTTCACTAGCAAATAAAGACGAGTGCCTGATGTGTGGCTCTTAA